The Glycine soja cultivar W05 chromosome 15, ASM419377v2, whole genome shotgun sequence region GCCTAATAGTCGTAATAGTATAAGGTATAGCATGTCAGTcctaacaaattagattttgCTACTGTAATTGTAGATGTTAAACCATTCACTTTTTCCACTTGGTCAAAACTGATGTggaaattgtttttttcttctttttttttcattcatgaaACTGAGGGTAGTGTAGAAATCCTAACACATCAGGCTTAGttccattctttttttcttcacagGTTTCTACATTATCCAAAATTCTTTGTGGCAACCCTCGACCGTCCTTTATTATAGATATATTTTCTGATAAATGTAATTAGGTGTTCTATAGATAATTCAAGAATTTTGGTTCTTTTAGTGAGGTTGTCTGCATTTACCATGATTTGGTTTCTTGTTGGTTCTCTTAAAAAAGCTTATTATGCATCGTTTAAAAAGATAACGTTTTCGGATTCTCGTTACTCGCTAAAACCGGGTGTCTTTAACTTGCGCTTTATAAGTTTGAAATTATATAAGTGTGAGGACAGTGATAGTCTATTCGAATTGAAATTTTCATAAGATcagttatatttaaatttaatttaatctaaatttAGTCATATATGAATATGCAGGGCTTTCAAGTGTCTGATCATTCTTTTTTGACTCCACCCTAGTTCGTTTATTTCGCATGATGCTACGGATTTGGGGATTCTGTGTTCTGTTGTTTTCTGTTTccatcattataaaaaaaagagtagtatatgaatatataagataatttttgttaaaagataACATTGAGGCAATGTAAATCTTTagatataatatattaagagatataaggttgatttgatggtaaaaaaaaaaaaaataaagtcattGTTTGAATTTcagctaacaaaaaaaattttgataaaCTAGCGGTTAACATTTTCTGATAAAAAAGTATAACATTTTATAGTAAatcagaattaaaaatataagattaagatatattttattatatatttgaagtaaataatattaatacaaaCATAATACTGTATCAATATTTATTAAACTAAAACCTTattgttaattatataattatttgtaaaaaataaaagcataattgtaacttttaattcacttttttttcgtGAATTTTACTTCAAACTTACaaattttaaccttttttcGCTTGTTGCTAaattcatttattgtttttctcatattttatcCTGGAAGTTTTACAATGCTGTCCATAATGGTCGTTATGGCCAaccaacaaatttaaaattaactaagaGTTAAAATTTGTCCTTTTTAGAACTTTAGAGGTaaaatttatggaaaaaaaatgaaattaaaattcgtAACAAAGTCAAACTTTGgaacattatataaaaaaaaaaggaatagatAAGTCAGAATGATCAAAGATATAGTTTTGAAGAGAATAGTAGGACGACTATGAGTCTGAGGTGTTATGTAAGGCGCACATGAAACACGAACAAAAGCAGCACTTAACTTTGGATAACGGTTTCAGGGAAATTGGAATAACTCCAACGCCGTAACCGTAGCAGAGGCAGACGCAGAGTTCATGGGTATATTAAAATTCCCCACTTTAGCCTTCAGAATCTCAATCCCCTTTCGCCAATATTTATTTCGTACGCTAATAATATCCATATCTTTTTGTTGCTTCGTACAGGAAAATCAAATACAGTACTGTTTTATTTGGCAATTCTATTTCATCAtcatattacttttttaattttttttctattgaataAAGTTGATTTTACTTCAGGATTCACTATATCTTTCAAATATACACTATCTAcacgtattttttaattttttaaaagtattttaaatatttacaacCAAAAGATATACactagtattttaatttgtgtattacatgcatgtttattttatataattaaaatttataataaatgtatatttttttaacatataatttatattgaaactaataataataaatatctctccatatataaattatattttagatttttcaattCTTCTCTCCTTCAACCTTTGTACATACGCCTCCAAATTTCCAATGAAGATGCagttcaattttaatattttcccaGCCTTTCCTTTGAATTCTCCAATACCATGTtaaatttcatcttaaaatctATGAAGTTGTCTAACAAATATATAAACTACACTCCAAGGAGCCAGACAGCCGATGTGAAACTTGCGTATTTTCCAACACCACCAATCTCAATTCTTCCTAGGAAGATTTCCATTTAAGCCATGCTTAAGAACATGCAAGGCTCTCAAAACCAATTTTGTTACAAGAATTAGGCTACTCACGCATACACTCGCAACCCATAGAAGGTTTCCGTTAGGCAGTTACCTATCCGTTGGTTATATTAGTGACTAGTGAGTTAGTTCTGTGAGATAATTTGTTTAAGGCATGTTACCATGGGTGTTTAAGGCATGTTACCTATCTTGTCATTTTATAAGAGGATTGGAGCCAATTTCACATAGAGAGGTGCTTACCCTCCAAGTCAAAcagttttctttctgtaattttttaatccttctatttttctttacacCGTCTATCACAGtttcttgaaagaaagaaaattttatttaacacaCTGATTACACATGAGTACTTTCCATTTATAATGCTGCTCAATATACAACCGTAACTGTCATTTTCATGAAAATGGCAGTATATTACTGAGTGTGTCCTCACCCTAAATTGTCTCAGTTTACTGTGCAAGAAAAGTCTTCTAACGTGGTCCAAGATTAGCCCATGAGAAATGTTTCATGGACATATGCTACAATATAGGAGAGAAATATAAGGatgatagaatttataatataatagaaaGAGATGTGTTGGTGAGTTGTTTAAAATAAGTGAATGCTTTTGTATCATTGCTTATTTAAAGAATTATGTTCGGGCACATCTAGCTTCTTTATTTGGAAATGGCAAACACAAAGAATGCTGCCCAAAATCCTGTTGTTATTCTGTCATTTTTGCGCTGAGAAGCTCGTACGTGCAATGCAAGACAAATTGTCTTCCTGAGTTTCTACGCTGTTGCCTTCTGTTCTGTTGCACACAAAAAGATGTggttcacaaaacaaaaaattgtacGTAGATCGACATGAATGTAAAGAAATTCAATCGATGTTACAAATCCATTTGATAGATGTTAGATAAGTTCagggtaaaaaaaaagagagaggatATATTACAGTCAATAACGTAAAGTAATTTGCAGGCACAAAGATCATCCCTGCAGGGGCTTCGTTAGTAATTACATAAATGCCAAGAGAAActcaatttgaaaataaaatcttatccgACATAAGCtcaataaacaataatgtgGATTGTTAAGTCATATCTTTTATTGGTTCGATTCAAGGCATCATTCTGGAAGGGGGTGAGGAGACAGAATAAACCATGAATAGCATTAAACGAGTGGCCAACACATGATAGTTATTCCAGAAAAGAAAATGCCTAAATTTATTTATAGCTAGTTTGCCTAGTTTAGATTCGGGTTTAGGGTGCGCAATTAATGCATGCCTAGTTGGAGAGGATAAAATTGCAACATGGTAAAAACTACAGTACTTAATGAAGTTTTCTCCATTCACTTGAATACACTGCTACACTAATGACAGGCTCTAGAGCTGCCAATGGGTAAAGAGGTACAAAACTTACCGCTTACAAAAGGTTCCAATTTCATAAATGTAGTGAAGCATTTGGTTGGCTAATACAAATCATATATAGCCAAAGAAgccatttattttatcaatcgatttacaaaaataaatacaacagaatttgacataaaaataaaaaaataaaaaatacaacaacaGAATAATCTTACGTATGTGTGAAATTGTGGTGTGATATACAACGTATAGAAGATATAGAGAAGCATTGAAGATAGCCAAGACGGAACGTAAGGAAATAAAATATGGCAACGGACTTCATTCAGTACATCCAAGATAAGTCTTGCCTGAAAGACACAGACTTTGCAGCTCGTTGGACACCTCTTTCAGAAATTTGAGGACAATCTTCAATGGCCAAGAAATCCAATTTCAATGATCCAACAAGTGGCTTTAATCCATCATCAGAGATCCCCAAACACTTGCTTAACCGTAAAATGCACAATCTGGGAAACTGACTCACAAGCTGTAGCCCTTCATCACTAATCTCTTGGCACCTCACCAGTTCAAGCGATTCAAGATACTCCAGGGAGCAAAGAGCTTCCATTCCAACATCATTGAAGGAATAAACATGATCAAGAGCAAGCTGCCGAACTGGGCACCTTTGAATCAAACAAAGTATTCCACTTAATGTGAATGAGGAGGATGAGGGGAACTCCCCATCAGAAAAAGATATCCTCACTGATTCAAGCTTGGAGCAGTTTTGAGCCAAGGCCTTTAGACTCTCATCCGTCAATCTCAACGGATTATTCACCAAGGAGGGGAGCGAAAAATCAGATGGAACTCTAAGCGAAACCGATTTAAGGTTACTTGATCTTTGGGACAAACAAATAATGTCAAAGTCCCTCACCCCAACACACATGTCTAGGTGAATTTTTTGCAAGTTCTTGCACTTCCTCAATACACAAGCAAGCCCTCTCCCAGGACTGATGATGCAATTCACCAGGCTAAGTTCAAGCATATTCTCACAAGGGACATGCTGCTTTTGCCACCTATCAACAGACAACCGGTCATAAACCTTCATGTATCGGTAGTTAGCATCCACTTCAAACTGCAACCTTGTGAGTTTCTGCCAACCAGGGCCAAGCTTAATTAAGTCCCCTTCACCAATGGCCCTGCAATTCTTAATGGAGAGATCCTCGAGCCTTCCGAGCTTGCCAAGATATTCAAGCCATTCCACACTGCTGACATTAAGGCATCTGATAAGGTGAAGGCTGGAGAGGTTCTTGCAGCCCACAACAAGAGACAGAATGCCACAGCCAGTGATCCTTGGTGTGAAATTCAACCTCAGAGATGAGAGCTTGGAAGAAGAAGCCAAGTAACGGAGACCAACATCAGTGATGAATGTGCAGTAGCTCAAGGAGAGATCACAGAGTAGAGGGCAGTGATTTGCAAGAATGAGAAGACCCTTGTCATCCAATTGTTTTCCCAGTTTGGACATCCATCCAGAGTATGTAATCTCCACTTTGGACAAGTTCTGAAACCTTGTGCATAGACAGGTCAAAGCTTCATCTGCAGGATCCATTCCACACCCAACCCTTACAAAAGTCCTTTGTGCATTGTCCAAATAATAAAGCCGTTTGCAAACAAGAGAAACAGAatttctatcacttgttttcttTAACCTACTCAATATCTCCCATACTATGTGCTCTGGTATGTTATCCATCCTCTTTTCTCCTCTGCAGAAAattcaaaatctaaaatttcCAATCTCATATTCATGTATACtaatgacaaaaaattaaaattcgaaAAATCCAACATAGGATACACATATCATGTGTGTGTGTTGCACTGTCGGTTATCTATTTACCAAAAGGTTAAGATCTGGGGAGAAAATTGAAAGGAGTGAAGGATTCATTGTGAGATGATAAGTTAATTTAATTGGGATTGGAAGAACAATAggaaaagcgaaaattaaacataaccgaaacagaaaaaaaacaaaagggtaTAAGAATTGAATTTGAGGGAATAAAGAAGGATCCATCGCCTACCTGCTCTTCACAACGTGAATCGAAGAAGAGATTTGTTTTACAGCACATATGTCAATCaatagatattttctttgtGAGGGCCCAAAACAATGTATCCTCCTTTGGGCCTTTGCTCTAAGCCCAACCCCAATTTTTCCATGGTTGGATCTCAAACAAGCAAAACCCATTTTAGTTCCAAAAATCATGAAGAAGCAATAAAGAGTTGTTTGTTTTACTCTGACGGTGAAAAAATAAGCAAGGTGCGGTGATCGCCACGACCGTGCCACCTACGCAAACACGCACGTAGTTAGAAAACTCAGATGAAATAATGCATCAAAAACATTATACGCTAAAATAATAACTACTATAAACTTTAAACTATTTCTTTAATGATCTTTGGCTTGAGGAAGTTACTTTAGAGATTGATAATCTCGTAAAGCTTGATTTACTGAATCTTTCTCATCTTTCTGAATAATAGAGCCAAATCTTacccttcaaaaaaaaaaaaactattcctttaattatgtttttagttctcATATTCACTTTTACTAGCCTTTGTTGAAGAATAGTTCTTAAAAATGTTCTATTacaattcttatattttaaaattaaaataaaaaaaatacataaagattaagagagtaagaaatttttttttaccttttttctctcaaaaatattctctttaaaaaataatcttatttgagACAAGGAtggaaaatttaataaataaaaaaagaaatgtgaATATATCTATATACAGAACATGCCTCTAACCTATTcgaatgttttaaaatttgtatactctcttctctttttgtcgtgaaaaagagaaaaaaagagagataatacaaagagtaaaaaaatgaaaattgaattcCACAGATTATGTAGtctaaatttaataaatgaaatcagttttttagttttaatttatcaCATTAATTTTGTCAATTTGATAATACTGGCAAACCATAAGAGAGACTATGCAAAATAAGCTTTTACTATTTCATCCCAAATTAACATCGTCATGATCAAATTGTATATTGTGatctattaaatttataaatttgtggTTGTCTTTTTCgtttaaaatataactagtattttaggcTATTTTTTGCACGAATTTACAAATTTGATgtgtatatttattattataattgtttATCGTAAAAGGCAAAGTATTATgattacaattaattatttatcatacaaAGTAAAAAATGTTCGTATGTAATTAAGGTAAATATATCAAATGATCACcttgataaaatttaataaatttgttcaCGAgtgaatatttaaatatatccaAATATAGTAGTTATTGAcgtaaaaagtgtaaaaagctTAAACATACTTTTAGTTTCtcaaatttaaactatttttttttgtctcaaatttaaaatattttttttatctttgtaatttgaagagagaaaaaaaattattttaatccctTTACTCCAAATACCATTAAAGATTTCACTTACATAACTAATGAATTACAAGTAGTTTACATGACAGACTACTttaattttgcattttcttcATAAAACACTCACCACGTGTTTGTTTTCCTTTCAAAATGTTAATTTTCATAACATTTTGGTAGAGGACATTCGGGAAGGAaagagtaaaacattttttaaaaatttataaggattaaaatcatcaattttaagTTTGAAAGAACAAAAGCAAACTTACCTCAAATTTCAtggactaaaattatattaagtcattataaaattaaaatgtatctaCACACTAAAAAAAGAGACTACTCcacaaaaaatgtaataattatttcagTTAATGATTCCATTTTTGCTATTTAAGTTAAAGATGATGATAAAAGTGTGAGGAAttcgaataaaaaaaatataatttgttatagGATATAAGATAATGAAAAATCATTACCCTAATAAATAGAGGACTTATCccacaaaatacaaaatcaaaggTGAGAAGGATAAATAATATagtttaaataagataaaagttAAACGGATATATTAGATAGATACTAAGAGAATAAAGttcatctcttttcaaagaGGAGAATATTCAAGTGAGAGTGAATATAAAAGAGagttaaaaaagtaaaagtctaagaaaataaataatttaaacgtttatatatataaacgaGAATGAAGTTAGCACAAGTTGGATAGTTATTATAGATAAATAGCATATTAGTGTGTACAGAAATAATGCTTTTTaccataattttataaattttttataataattatttttcatcgtAATTGCAACTTTCGACACGCGTGTTAACTATTTTGGATTTTAGCAAGGTAACGTGAATGACCCATGcttttaagttgttgttttTTGGATTTGGTTTATCTGTTCACATGttgtttcattaaaataataatataataatatttaattttaaaaatcataaaaattatataattttaagggACAGCGCCCGAGaaaggagagaagagagagaagagaaatcaaattcttatcttttttacaTGACCAACCATTGATGAGATGCGGTGTGGACTGCAGAGATTCATTTCAGTGAAGTCAAATccgagagagagaaaaaaaactatatattgcATTTGACTTTGGAcatagatatttattttttatttttttatatcttaaaaagaataaatacctgacttataagtttataaataaactattccataattttattgtattgaacttatatttatttaaaatattcaattattgcaaacattatacatatattatcttttagaataaatttattatgtttgatttaaatttaattatgttttataattatgatatgaaataatattaagaaTGAGTGATTAATTCATGtaacttgatattttttttggtataaaaaaactaataatatttgtcttttttcttaTGAGACTACATATATATTTTCCAATGGGACATAATCTTGTGACAGTTAATAAAACTATAGACTTAAAACTCAAAATCGAAACTATTGATTAAATCAGAATAGTTTTGTACCAATTGATTAGTGTGCATTCATGAATACATAATATGTGTCTAATTCccctaaacaaaacaaaacttgaaatttcaattttatgtatGAAAAGAAACCATACTtcaaaagttaagataacacatgatttgaatgttttttatttttcttttaaagaaataaaaaaaacgttgcttgaaatttagaaaacatttttatttgaaaatattttcacagacaacaacaaattaatattttgagtCTTTTGTGAAGAAGTGGACATATAGAGACAccttataatattttcttttagataatactttttaaatatataattttttgaaaaaattaacttaaaaaataaataaataaacactcAAATCAACCATCTAACCAGGTAATACGCATATtcacaacaattcaaacaaaattatttcatatagtcttaagtaaaaaataatatatataataatattttttgtcaaaaatatttttatttaattaaagtataATAGTGAATTCAATATGTATATCTAAGTATGAGACCAATTATAATTAAGTATAGAGATATGCAGTATATTTTGTAATACACGCATGAAGAAGACAGACACTGTAGTACCGTGCCTAATCACTAATCATGCCTAGACATAGGAACGGGACAAAGCAGGAAGGATATTTCCTACCCAGCCTTTAATCCTGACTTTCGAACATATACATGTCCCCGTCTCTTATATCCcgcaaattaaaatttgttacccATCCTCCTACCCATTAAGTATTAAGTATTGGATATCCCTCTCCGCATCCCGTCCTCAATTtagacttataaaaaaaaattatattgaaaatctgatttttgaaaaataaattgattgttacacatttatttttaactacttatatatcaataaattcatTGTAATACATTTGTCTACAAAAATcatcaagaaaataattttaaattatataaaaattataaaataaaataaacaaataattaataaaattttaataatttcatcatcGGATTGGATACAAAAATGAGTATAAGACAGGTAGTAACATTCTAATCTCTAATCCCAATTAAAAAGGTCAAGTAATTTCCAAACTCGAATCCGTACTCGGTCAACTTGAATATGTTATGTCAAAATTTGAATGAGTTTAAACAAATACTCACATACGAATTTCATTCTCATACTTAATCATGTCAAACACGTTCCAttatatcaaatcaaataacaAATGGAAAGCAAACCTACCACATAAATAAGGTGTTCGTGTTCGTCggatatgatttatttatatataaagagtTATTCCACttgaatttaaaatagtttgtttgataaaaaaacagtaattttaataattatttaattgatttacaAGTGTATAAAAGTTCCATTTCTATTATATTTGATCAATTCGACACTTACAAGAAAGGCTAATTAATATGAGGGTTTTGTCTTTCTTACaagtcttgaataaaacttacattaattagtttgattaaagaaaaacggaaacaaaaattataaaatccacCTATTCAATCTGATGAAACGTATATCTCCCTGTTTGATTATAATATGTTTATATCATGTTACTCGACAACATAACCAATCCAAgaagtttctaattttattaaaagtaatgCAACCATCTTATTGTGAACCTTTTATTCAAGaagtttcttttcatttattgcGAGGACCGCATAACCaatccaaataatattttttgggaTAAGTGTTAGGACCACGTATCCTTACTCACACGGTTGTaagactttttttgtttttggaaaaGCACACATGGTTTTTTGCATCCATGGGTCATAGATTGatactacaaaatatattattttatataaaatagaaagttaaagattattttattataagttgTACTCTTCCGTATCCTTTGGTCGTTTTTGAGTCATGATTTACACATATTTAGTCTCTTTACATCATAGCGGAAGGATGTATGAACAACTGGTGAATATTCTTGTACTATCCTTTGTGATCTCGAGGGATGGAGGCTAGGTTAGCCGAAAGATGGTCATCGGTTCAAGGATGCAATGTGCCCCTGCTTTTTCAAGGTAATAAGGAGTAGAGAAAATGCCTTGAGCCAAAGTTCAAGTATCGAACGCTACAGTGCTGAAGTAATCCATGTCATATTCTCAGGAAAGCTTAAATGACCTTCCACAAATGGATACCTATACCTGAAATCGACACAGGTGGGTAGGTACAGATAAGGGCGCGAGATAACTCTCTTTAAGAAACTCGATAAAATAATTTCGTAACTTCAGGTGAAGGGATGCCTCCTCACAAAGGGGATCATAGTGACCAAGGCTGGATGAATATTTGTTTGAGCTTAAGGGATTGTGTATCATTGACTTGTATGTTGATTAATCCGGTCTAAATATGATGTTACTATATGAATCATTCTAGACCTAAAAGGTAAGACAAATTATACACTTTCTTGTTTTAAATAGAGAATCTCAAATCTTAGAAAACTTATTGGAACAAAAcataaaaggattttttaaacaatttatttatataaaaaaaatgtaaattttcaccatttagaaattatttattgtaataaatcATCTTTTTAATGTAGAAATTTAACTATATAAAAGATAACTGACATAAAGAAGAATCTATGTTACAAGTAAAGAATACATTACATATAAGTTATCTCTTTCTACCATGCtttcaaaagattttaaatatcttgtgtttttgttcttgttggATTGATGATaacttcttttataataaagtaTAAACATCAAGAGTCTCTCATCTTAAATGGTTTCTATTAATTAACTAAACCACAAATGAAATAATGTTCTACATTTAGTTTTTTTCGAAAGGCAATGCTCTGTATTTAGTTATTAATAATAAGAATACTATTATATTCAACCCATACACTAACATTATTTGACCGTGTGACAAGTTAACAGACAATTTTCATCAACTCACGAATATGATCCCCAATTTAGGTCCGGGTATGGCTTAAAATTTGAGAAGAAGTTAACAATCCACTGCCACCCTTTTCTTCATTATGATCGATGACGTATATTCAAGGTCATAAACCCAGTGCCTTTACGCCATAttcaatatcttttttaataattggaGTTTATTTGTCTCCTTACGACATAACATAGctttagttaaataaattttacggATCTAACAcgcaaatataataataattaaaaaaaaacggaACATTAATTCATCCCAAACACGTTTGATTGATGTTTTCGTTTATGTTATGAACAAGAGCACGAACAGGAAGATTGCACAGTGAGAGCTGAGATAAGTTGTTATTACTCGAGCAGGACAAGCCACACACAAAGTTTTAGAGTGCAAGTGCAATATACTCATAAAAGCATAAAGGTGACCACAACAAAGTTGTCAAACCTTCATAAATTCAAAGTTCATACTTCCAACACGATTGAtccacaaaaaagaagaaaaaaaggatgaGTCTCAATACACGACAATCTGTTTGAATAATTTGATACACTAGTACGGATTGGTATTGACGTTCGTGTGATTCAACAACACTTGCCTTAGTTTTTTAACTAAATCATTCACCTTCATTTTGTACGCGTCACCCATCTTGCAAGACAATAGACATGAAGTTATCGCAATTTGGGCACTAATAATTACTCATTTCATCTCTAATTacaatatcttttttaaaatttatttattcatcctttttaacttctaaattattaatttttttcttacatattctttcttaatttttgtcctttctaaacattaataaaaaataattaaataaatacagagataaaaaaaaactaatagttttagaataatgatataattaattgaaagattaaatataattaactaaattaattatttttcttaagtaACTGAATTAGTTGAAATGATGTTATAATTAGAAATAGAAGGAGTATTAATTGGATCAACTCTTAGCatgtaaattgaaatttgaatatatattcaaattaatattaGAAGATATTATGCCTTTGAAATAGTTGCAGTATAATGTAGAGAATTAATGAATGTGTACCTGAGCGATAATAGTGATGCTAAGAGTTGAATTCCGAAAGGGCAATACGCTGCTGGCGGTGACACAGAGATGAAGATTTTCAAGGTGGTCCAATATTTTGATCAGCTCAAGCCCATCTTCCTTCTCGCAATGGATCTCAATGAGTACCTCATTCTCCGTCACTCTTGCTTCAACATCAGGGAGCATTTTGTTGGCTCTACAGCAATCCTCAGAATTTGCTTCACTCTTCTTGAGGATTATCATCGATTCTTTGCCTCTCTTCTTTCTCTGTTCAAGCTCCGTCACGCGTTCTTGAAGTTGTTTCACGTAATCAATTGCTTTGCCAAGCATAGAACTCTTGTCCTTctgtattatattaattattacaaatctCTCAAGTCCATTTCTTGTTAAAGCCATAATCATCTCATTTCCTTTCTCgattcatatataaataaaaataattaatttaaaaaattaaaataaattatttattttaaacatctcatcaatatttctcttttttttttcttttcttatcgcattataaaatttatcatacttataattttttctctccttttctccTTGTACAAGTGTCTCATATAATGGATGTTGATGAAACAT contains the following coding sequences:
- the LOC114388643 gene encoding F-box/LRR-repeat protein 14-like — its product is MDNIPEHIVWEILSRLKKTSDRNSVSLVCKRLYYLDNAQRTFVRVGCGMDPADEALTCLCTRFQNLSKVEITYSGWMSKLGKQLDDKGLLILANHCPLLCDLSLSYCTFITDVGLRYLASSSKLSSLRLNFTPRITGCGILSLVVGCKNLSSLHLIRCLNVSSVEWLEYLGKLGRLEDLSIKNCRAIGEGDLIKLGPGWQKLTRLQFEVDANYRYMKVYDRLSVDRWQKQHVPCENMLELSLVNCIISPGRGLACVLRKCKNLQKIHLDMCVGVRDFDIICLSQRSSNLKSVSLRVPSDFSLPSLVNNPLRLTDESLKALAQNCSKLESVRISFSDGEFPSSSSFTLSGILCLIQRCPVRQLALDHVYSFNDVGMEALCSLEYLESLELVRCQEISDEGLQLVSQFPRLCILRLSKCLGISDDGLKPLVGSLKLDFLAIEDCPQISERGVQRAAKSVSFRQDLSWMY
- the LOC114386647 gene encoding transcription factor bHLH25-like isoform X2; the protein is MEQSYSWENWALDKEMGEDEEEFLRDILSKPAFSSESESQAPVVSCSAKSKRAPMTYILSFDNSTITPAPSSPPTLEAQPGKRAKRASHIMAERKRRQQLTQSFIALSATIPGLNKKDKSSMLGKAIDYVKQLQERVTELEQRKKRGKESMIILKKSEANSEDCCRANKMLPDVEARVTENEVLIEIHCEKEDGLELIKILDHLENLHLCVTASSVLPFRNSTLSITIIAQV
- the LOC114386647 gene encoding transcription factor bHLH25-like isoform X1 yields the protein MEQSYSWENWALDKEMGEDEEEFLRDILSKPAFSSESESQAPVVSCSAKSKRAPMTYILSFDNSTITPAPSSPPTLEAQPGKRAKRASHIMAERKRRQQLTQSFIALSATIPGLNKKDKSSMLGKAIDYVKQLQERVTELEQRKKRGKESMIILKKSEANSEDCCRANKMLPDVEARVTENEVLIEIHCEKEDGLELIKILDHLENLHLCVTASSVLPFRNSTLSITIIAQMGDAYKMKVNDLVKKLRQVLLNHTNVNTNPY